From the Brassica napus cultivar Da-Ae chromosome A8, Da-Ae, whole genome shotgun sequence genome, one window contains:
- the LOC106444596 gene encoding jasmonate O-methyltransferase, with the protein MEVMRILHMNKGNGETSYAKNSIVQSNIISLGRRVMDEALKKLMIRNSEILSFGIADLGCSSGPNSLLSISNIVETIQNLCHDLDRPVPELSLSLNDLPSNDFNYIFASLPEFYDRVKKRDNNYESLGFEHGSGGPCFVSAVPGSFYGRLFPRRSLHFVHSSSSLHWLSQVPCGEVNKKDGVVITADLDNRGKIYLSKTSPKSAHKVYALQFQTDFSVFLRSRSEELVPGGRMVLSFLGRSSPDPTTEESCYQWELLAQALMSLAKEGIIEEENIDAFNAPYYAASPEELKMAIEKEGSFSIDRLEISPVDWEGGSISDDSYDIVRFKPEALASGRRVAKTIRAVVEPMLEPTFGQKVMDELFERYAKLVGEYVYVSSPRYTIVIVSLLRMG; encoded by the exons atggaAGTAATGCGAATTCTTCACATGAACAAAGGAAACGGTGAAACAAGTTACGCCAAAAACTCCATTGTTCAG AGCAACATAATATCTTTAGGCAGAAGAGTAATGGACGAGGCCTTGAAGAAGCTGATGATAAGAAATTCAGAAATTTTGAGCTTTGGAATCGCCGACTTGGGCTGTTCCTCCGGTCCCAACAGTCTCTTGTCCATCTCCAATATCGTAGAAACAATCCAAAACTTGTGTCATGACCTCGACCGTCCTGTTCCTGAGCTCAGTCTCTCTCTCAACGACCTTCCTAGCAATGACTTCAACTACATCTTTGCTTCTTTGCCGGAGTTTTACGACCGGGTTAAGAAAAGAGACAACAACTATGAGAGTTTAGGTTTTGAGCACGGAAGTGGAGGACCGTGTTTTGTATCGGCGGTTCCTGGCTCTTTCTACGGACGTTTGTTTCCTCGCCGGAGCCTTCACTTTGTTCATTCTTCTTCTAGTTTACACTGGTTGTCTCAG GTTCCATGTGGTGAGGTGAACAAGAAAGATGGGGTGGTCATAACAGCTGATTTAGACAACAGAGGGAAAATATACCTATCCAAGACAAGTCCTAAGAGTGCACATAAGGTTTATGCTCTTCAATTCCAAACCGATTTCTCGGTGTTTCTGAGATCGCGATCCGAGGAGTTGGTTCCTGGAGGCCGAATGGTTTTATCCTTCCTAGGTAGAAGCTCACCTGATCCTACAACCGAAGAGAGTTGCTATCAGTGGGAACTACTAGCTCAAGCTCTTATGTCCTTGGCCAAAGAG GGTATCATCGAAGAAGAGAATATCGATGCTTTCAACGCTCCTTACTATGCTGCGAGCCCCGAAGAATTGAAAATGGCGATAGAGAAAGAAGGTTCTTTTTCGATTGATCGACTTGAGATAAGTCCGGTTGATTGGGAAGGTGGGAGTATCAGCGACGACAGCTATGACATAGTACGCTTCAAACCCGAAGCCCTAGCTAGTGGACGAAGAGTGGCAAAGACAATACGAGCCGTGGTAGAGCCGATGCTAGAACCTACATTTGGTCAAAAGGTGATGGACGAACTTTTCGAAAGATACGCAAAGCTAGTGGGAGAGTACGTGTATGTAAGCTCGCCTCGATACACTATTGTTATTGTTTCACTCCTAAGAATGGGTTAG